The Arachis ipaensis cultivar K30076 chromosome B10, Araip1.1, whole genome shotgun sequence DNA window tgaaataaaataaaatttaagaagaataaaaaatatactttatctttaaaaaatcttttaatCTTTTNNNNNNNNNNNNNNNNNNNNNNNNNNNNNNNNNNNNNNNNNNNNNNNNNNNNNNNNNNNNNNNNNNNNNNNNNNNNNNNNNNNNNNNNNNNNNNNNNNNNNNNNNNNNNNNNNNNNNNNNNNNNNNNNNNNNNNNNNNNNNNNNNNNNNNNNNNNNNNNNNNNNNNNNNNNNNNNNNNNNNNNNNNNNNNNNNNNNNNNNNNNNNNNNNNNNNNNNNNNNNNNNNNNNNNNNNNNNNNNNNNNNNNNNNNNNNNNNNNNNNNNNNNNNNNATAagctaacataaaaaaaatatatgaattatTATATTTCTAATAATATTATAACATAATTTTCTGAAAAATCTTACATCTGCTGTGTGAAGTACTTTTCTAACTGCATCATTGTTCAACCATTCGGAAGCAACTTCATCATCCTAAGAATAATAATGCTCAAacttgtaattttattttacaaaCATGGAATAATGATTAATGTAGGAgatcacaaaaaatataaatcAATAATGTTGGAAATTAAAAGTGAATATAtactttataatatttttaatatttttatttttaagattttatatattagaaaagatggtaaaaataataaaattttattttttatttttatttcatattttttcttttctttataactcacaaaaatttgaaaacaaaaatattaaaaattaaaacaaaaaataaaaacaaaaaccaaaaatatcttaataaataataacttttcaaattgttggttttcttttcaaattcatttaaaatgcAATGCTTAACAAAGATgaaaaaaacttaattaaaccgaataataataataattgagagttattagatgataatttaattaAACCTATCAAATCATTTCACGACTCTCACCTATCAACTTTACATGAAGTTAACTGTACTTAAGTTTTTATTATTaggataaagtatactttttatccctgaagtttgacaaaaattttaaaaatactcctaagttttattttatttcaattttgtccaaaaaattttcgatttgcatcaaatatatccctaccggctaaatttaaaaaaaaattaagaccaatctaataataatgcatgaaaattatgcttaatTTACTTGTGTTGAGAGctattcttatgaaattgttgttgaattggtcttaaattttttgaaaaattagccgttaggggtatatttgatgcaaattaaaaatttttggaacaaaattgaaacaaaataaaatttagggatatttttaaaacttttgtcaaacttcagggacaaaaaatatactttactctAATAATAAAAACTTAAGTACAGTTAACTTCATGTAAAGTTGATAGGTGAGAGTCATAAAATGATTtgacaaatttaattaaattatcatctaataactctcaattatcaactttcacgtgaaattaactaaattaaatgTAGTTGAGTTTTCGGCTAAAAAAGTGCAAAGCAAATTAAAGTAACATACAGTGCATGGAACATCAAGACCTCCATGGGTGAGTTGTGGCCAAGATGGGACAATTCCATTTTTGACAATAGCTCCATAAGGCCATGCACGACCAAACATTCTCTTCCGAACTGGCAAAGCTCTCTCTGTTACACCCAATTGCTTAAAGCTTTCTGGCAACCTATTATTATTAGATCTTGTACTTCTTGTGTCTGTTCCATTGCTATGGTAACATGGTTCCAAAATGTTATATATGTTTAGCCCACTAATAAGCTGAAATAACCATAATCATCATTAATTAGAGCATTAGAGAACAATATTAGATCATTTCATTATAATTTCTACCATTGTCTTATAATAATTGAATTACCTGGTTTACTTTAGAAAGCTGTGATGCGCAATCCTTAGTTTGAGGATTGTAGTAGCTTCCTTTGCAAACACTTTCTGTCTCCTACATCATGTATGTACCATTTTATAATGAAGAACGTTTTTTGAAACccaaagacaaaaaaaattgaagttaTGGTGTCAGGTCTAGCCGTCAAAATGAGTCATGACTCGTAAGTAATACTCTAACCAATTCCTAACAATTATCTCAGAAGGACTACGAGATCCCTCAAAAAAAATGTCTAACCCggttcttgatttttttttttgattgattagctcctgtgccaaaaaaaataacattgacttTTTTTTAGCACAGAGACTAATCAGTCCAATAAAAGTAAAAGTCAGAAGTCGGGTTGGAGTTTTTTTTGTTAAGGGTCTCGTTGTCTTTTGAGATAATTGTCAGGatgtttagggttttttttttccttaattgGACTAATTTACTAGTTAAACTTGTGGAAACGAATCGGCTCGTttattaaaaatgttaaaattatataataatttttcttaatataatttttttgaaaaaataaaaaataagccaACCTGTTTAATTCGTCAATTGGACTAGTCAAGTCGAACCAATATTTTTTTAATCCGTCAAAATATAATGGATAAACCTGATTTTTCAAATTTATTCAGACACACTCACTCCTTTGACAACTctagtatttagggtttaggggtaaATTAAACTAGGTTAATATACAAAGTTTACCTTGAATATTTCTTCAGAAATAAGACCCATCCCATATGCAAACGGAACAAGAGCATTGCCATCAAATTTATCATCACAGACACCATTTCCTATCATGTAACCCTACAATAGAAATATAAAGAGTGAATACCCCACTCGATCCTTGATAATTATTTCGAAATGACTACGAGGTCTTAAAAAAAAACACCCAACTTGGTtcctaatcttttttttttttggattgatTAGTCTCTGTACAAAAAAAaacaacattgattttttttatacagGGACTAATTAGTCCCATAAAAGTAAAGCTCAGGAGCCGAGTtgggtttttttatttttgttaaggaCCTCGTtatctttcgagataattgtcagcgTTTAGAGTTTTTTTCCAAATTTAAATGAATTCGGATTGTATTAGGTACCAACTTGAAACCATATATAATATACATGTGAATTGTGATCACTTAATAAAGTAAAGGATCAAGACCTTGAAATTTATTATTGGCTGCATCCTTGCATCTTCAATTCCTGAGAAagatagaaaaaatatatatataataaatgtgATTCTAAATTCTAACACATGAAATTCAACACTTTCAGTTTCATGACATAAGTTATTACCTTTGACTATGTTATTAGCAAGAGTAGGCACATAAATCCCAGCAAATGATTCTCCAGCTAAGAAAAATTGGTTGTGTTGGAACTCGGGGTACAGTTGAAACCACTGGTTTAATTTGTTCAGGAATAAAAGCATAAGCATTCATtcattttatttgaatatttttattttattttattttattttttgaaaataataaatagatctctaattatttttcatatgaacaaataaatttttaacataAATTAAATACTTATATATCTTGGTTTTTGAGTCATATAAATTTGTTTATTGAAATTCATAGATTCTTTTATTAGTGATCAAGAACACATAATAAGTATTTAATTTTAAGGTACATACTNNNNNNNNNNNNNNNNNNNNNNNNNNNNNNNNNNNNNNNNNNNNNNNNNNNNNNNNNNNNNNNNNNNNNNNNNNNNNNNNNNNNNNNNNNNNNNNNNNNNNNNNNNNNNNNNNNNNNNNNNNNNNNNNNNNNNNNNNNNNNNNNNNNNNNNNNNNNNNNNNNNNNNNNNNNNNNNNNNNNNNNNNNNNNNNNNNNNNNNNNNNNNNNNNNNNNNNNNNNNNNNNNNNNNNNNNNNNNNNNNNNNNNNNNNNNNNNNNNNNNNNNNNNNNNNNNNNNNNNNNNNNNNNNNNNNNNNNNNNNNNNNNNNNNNNNNNNNNNNNNNNNNNNNNNNNNNNNNNNNNNNNNNNNNNNNNNNNNNNNNNNNNNNNNNNNNNNNNNNNNNNNNNNNNNNNNNNNNNNNNNNNNNNNNNNNNNNNNNNNNNNNNNNNNNNNNNNNNNNNNNNNNNNNNNNNNNNNNNNNNNNNNNNNNNNNNNNNNNNNNNNNNNNNNNNNNNNNNNNNNNNNNNNNNNNNNNNNNNNNNNNNNNNNNNNNNNNNNNNNNNNNNNNNNNNNNNNNNNNNNNNNNNNNNNNNNNNNNNNNNNNNNNNNNNNNNNNNNNNNNNNNNNNNNNNNNNNNNNNNNNNNNNNNNNNNNNNNNNNNNNNNNNNNNNNNNNNNNNNNNNNNNNNNNNNNNNNNNNNNNNNNNNNNNNNNNNNNNNNNNNNNNNNNNNNNNNNNNNNNNNNNNNNNNNNNNNNNNNNNNNNNNNNNNNNNNNNNNNNNNNNNNNNNNNNNNNNNNNNNNNNNNNNNNNNNNNNNNNNNNNNNNNNNNNNNNNNNNNNNNNNNNNNNNNNNNNNNNNNNNNNNNNNNNNNNNNNNNNNNNNNNNNNNNNNNNNNNNNNNNNNNNNNNNNNNNNNNNNNNNNNNNNNNNNNNNNNNNNNNNNNNNNNNNNNNNNNNNNNNNNNNNNNNNNNNNNNNNNNNNNNNNNNNNNNNNNNNNNNNNNNNNNNNNNNNNNNNNNNNNNNNNNNNNNNNNNNNNNNNNNNNNNNNNNNNNNNNNNNNNNNNNNNNNNNNNNNNNNNNNNNNNNNNNNNNNNNNNNNNNNNNNNNNNNNNNNNNNNNNNNNNNNNNNNttaataattaaataaaatatattttacattgtcAACCTGAATGGTCATTTAAAAGAATAGATGGGATTGAATGACGGTCGTAAAACGTTTTATATTATCAGTGtatcaaaaataattaaactatctaaaaatttatatattttataaaaaatgtaaaaaaatctATGACAACCTTAAGGAGAAAAACGTGTGTATCATGGGCAACTCTTATATCCCCAGTTTCATAAGCTGATTCATTTTTTGCGTAAGAGAACCCAACTCCAGCAGGAGAATCCAAGTATATGATATTTGAAACCTATAATAAAAAAAGGAGgttgaattatttatatgtacAATTTGTTACAACAAATTATGTAAGATTTTTAGTTGAATATAATAATACAATTTATTACAACAAGAAACATATGTCATAGAGAGTTAGAGACAAAAGAAAATAATTTTCATACCTTTGACCAACTATATTTGTTGAGAGTCAACTTAGGCAAGACTCCTTTAGCCTTTGGTTTCTCAAAATTAAATGGACCTGAAACATAtacaaataagaaaaatatacCATAGAAGAATGATTAGAATATCTGGATAATATGTGCTGAAACATGGGTAGAAAGACAGCTTTTTGACAGATGGTATTTTACGGCGATTAACAATTGCTGCCATTTATAAATAGACTAGTTTATGATTTAGTAGCGGTTAAAATTGTCGCAAAAATATATCGCGGTAAAATACTATTTAATGATGATTATTTCATGATTACTATTAACTGTTATTAAAAGTTTAACCATACGCTATTTTTCAGCGAATTGACAACCGCTGTTGCTATCCAGCTCTATAATCGCTACTAACTGTCGGATGTGATGTAGTAATaggatttttttcatttaaattaaataaatataatatttatgaaAATGGATAAATAGTAAGATATTATAAAAATACATCTTGAGACACATCTCGAATATTGAGAGAGTAGTTACAAAATAAGTATATTTTAGATGCTGTGACAGGGTCACAACAAGTCACATCTTGGATATACTATCCGAAATATGCATATGGGCTGATATTGGATATTGAATCTGCGAAATATGCGCGTTTTATGATGGGCTCTCAGCATTCGAGATATGCTCATTTCGTAATTGTCCCGAAgattaatttttgtaattatcccaccatttatttatttttataaatactatatttatttaatttaaataaaaaaattcaattccaANNNNNNNNNNNNNNNNNNNNNNNNNNNNNNNNNNNNNNNNNNNNNNNNNNNNNNNNNNNNNNNNNNNNNNNNNNNNNNNNNNNNNNNNNNNNNNNNNNNNNNNNNNNNNNNNNNNNNNNNNNNNNNNNNNNNNNNNNNNNNNNNNNNNNNNNNNNNNNNNNNNNNNNNNNNNNNNNNNNNNNNNNNNNNNNNNNNNNNNNNNNNNNNNNNNNNNNNNNNNNNNNNNNNNNNNNNNNNNNNNNNNNNNNNNNNNNNNNNNNNNNNNNNNNNNNNNNNNNNNNNNNNNNNNNNNNNNNNNNNNNNNNNNNNNNNNNNNNNNNNNNNNNNNNNNNNNNNNNNNNNNNNNNNNNNNNNNNNNNNNNNNNNNNNNNNNNNNNNNNNNNNNNNNNNNNNNNNNNNNNNNNNNNNNNNNNNNNNNNNNNNNNNNNNNNNNNNNNNNNNNNNNNNNNNNNNNNNNNNNNNNNNNNNNNNNNNNNNNNNNNNNNNNNNNNNNNNNNNNNNNNNNNNNNNNNNNNNNNNNNNNNNNNNNNNNNNNNNNNNNNNNNNNNNNNNNNNNNNNNNNNNNNNNNNNNNNNNNNNNNNNNNNNNNNNNNNNNNNNNNNNNNNNNNNNNNNNNNNNNNNNNNNNNNNNNNNNNNNNNNNNNNNNNNNNNNNNNNNNNNNNNNNNNNNNNNNNNNNNNNNNNNNNNNNNNNNNNNNNNNNNNNNNNNNNNNNNNNNNNNNNNNNNNNNNNNNNNNNNNNNNNNNNNNNNNNNNNNNNNNNNNNNNNNNNNNNNNNNNNNNNNNNNNNNNNNNNNNNNNNNNNNNNNNNNNNNNNNNNNNNNNNNNNNNNNNNNNNNNNNNNNNNNNNNNNNNNNNNNNNNNNNNNNNNNNNNNNNNNNNNNNNNNNNNNNNNNNNNNNNNNNNNNNNNNNNNNNNNNNNNNNNNNNNNNNNNNNNNNNNNNNNNNNNNNNNNNNNNNNNNNNNNNNNNNNNNNNNNNNNNNNNNNNNNNNNNNNNNNNNNNNNNNNNNNNNNNNNNNNNNNNNNNNNNNNNNNNNNNNNNNNNNNNNNNNNNNNNNNNNNNNNNNNNNNNNNNNNNNNNNNGTAATCCAAATGAGATCTGAGCCAACAGAATGGGATGATAATTACATTTGTAAATGGAAAAATAGATAGATTAGGATGAAAATGTTATCATTAAAAAGTAGAaatggaaaagcaaaaataatagAGTACTAAAAAACTTTACCATGCTCATATACAAAACCATCGAAGCTGGAACAACCGGGTCCACCATTAAGCCATAGAACCACCGGGTCCTTTTTCGGGTCGCACTCTGATTCAACAAAATAATAATATAGGTTCTTTCCATGATCTTCATCTACCGTCACATACCTTGATTCaccaaattaagaataaaaatataagaattttTGCAATTCAATATttcatatatgtatttatatattatatatgcatCTTAAGAATTATAATTAGAGATAGTGAACGGAGAAATTCGCTTCATTAAAATCTGTTTTTTAGTGAGTTGGTCTGTCTCGCCCTACCTAATGAGACGGTCCTAACATGAGTAAAATCTCATTCCGCTCTGTTTAATAGTGGACTGGTAGGTCAAGACCGTCaaatctcattttttttattttttttgctattaaatattaaacaatataaattacaaaaaaatattaaaaattataatttttaaataacaaacattaaagtctttataattataaatatgtaataaatataattataaactaagttttttgaaacaaaataatgaaactaaaattgtccaaagtaaaataaatattatttaaaattaaacatcTACAAGTTTAGAACATAATCAGTCAAACgtaaaatataatccaaaacacTAAATTAgaattaggggtgtgcatgggtcgggtgaaaccgggtttgatgtgacccagacccgacccgaaatatataccgggcctatttattagacccgaacccaaccctagacccgatgaaacctatacacttttgggccacgattataccaggtgaaaaccgggccgttaacactACATTACCTTGATACTTTCTTATAAGTTAGCACGTGAAAATATCCAAAtgtccaagactccaaccattatttgacatggtaaaatttacttagaaaaatataacaagaaccaactcttctctaaaattaaagcataatcataatcaataataatattgtctaataacaccaaatatttaaatcaatataaataacacaatattatacattagtctaaaatcttacgcattttaaatataaaacattaacttatagtcttataattactaataacacaaaatattaaggtttacaatacttaaattacacataagaatagccatcatccatcactaataacacaaaatattaattgtatatgatgaccgggccaccaggcggacttcgggtgacccgagccatggcccggactcgacccgaaataatgactggatctatttttgagaccATTACCCGACCCTAGAtccggtgaaatcacaccaaaatagtccctaaagtgttcgggggcGGGTCGGATCTTCGAACCGGGTcaggccatgcacacccctaattaGAATATCTTCAAAAAAATTCTAAGTCCGGCGGAGAAGCCCGCTTATCCCGCCAAAGTTCACGATTTAAACGGCGCGGGATTAGACAGACTTTTGATGTGTGCTGGTATCTATTTTTTATCCCGACCTGCCTTTTTTAGCAGGTTATGCAGATCAACTTGGCAAATTTATACCCGTTTACCACCCCTAATTACAATCTTAGTTATTGAAAGATTATGTGTGCGTTTAATTTAGCTTTTGCAAAATTAGACGTTTCAATTTGTTCATGAAATATCTAACTAATAGAGTAATAAATCTCAATGTTATatctaactaattaaaaatatacaaaCGAAATCACACTTGCTCCTTTATATAAGGATGTACGCGGATTAGATCGAATTgagttagaattttaattttatacccactaaaaaaatcaaatttaatatacaccttttttttttatctttagatCTGATCCAATTTAACAAATTTTGGATATCCAAATACGACGCATTTAGCTTATTAAAATCTAGACTAGATATTGATAAAACTTAATCTATAATAGACTATCTTTTTATAAATAATCtaacagaaaaaaaattataatcaataaaataaatataataaattcgtttattataaattattaatttttgttacaaataataaaaaaattttaaaattNNNNNNNNNNNNNNNNNNNNNNNNNNNNNNNNNNNNNNNNNNNNNNNNNNNNNNNNNNNNNNNNNNNNNNNNNNNNNNNNNNNNNNNNNNNNNNNNNNNNNNNNNNNNNNNNNNNNNNNNNNNNNNNNNNNNNNNNNNNNNNNNNNNNNNNNNNNNNNNNNNNNNNNNNNNNNNNNNNNNNNNNNNNNNNNNNNNNNNNNNNNNNNNNNNNNNNNNNNNNNNNNNNNNNNNNNNNNNNNNNNNNNNNNNNNNNNNNNNNNNNNNNNNNNNNNNNNNNNNNNNNNNNNNNNNNNNNNNNNNNNNNNNNNNNNNNNNNNNNNNNNNNNNNNNNNNNNNNNNNNNNNNNNNNNNNNNNNNNNNNNNNNNNNNNNNNNNNNNNNNNNNNNNNNNNNNNNNNNNNNNNNNNNNNNNNNNNNNNNNNNNNNNNNNNNNNNNNNNNNNNNNNNNNNNNNNNNNNNNNNNNNNNNNNNNNNNNNNNNNNNNNNNNNNNNNNNNNNNNNNNNNNNNNNNNNNNNNNNNNNNNNNNNNNNNNNNNNNNNNNNNNNNNNNNNNNNNNNNNNNNNNNNNNNNNNNNNNNNNNNNNNNNNNNNNNNNNNNNNNNNNNNNNNNNNNNNNNNNNNNNNNNNNNNNNaaaaaaaaaaaacatataatttGTTGATAGAGTTATTTGAGTACCCGGCATAGTGTTTGGAAGGTAGTTTTCCATCAAACCCTGGAACTTGATTCACAATATTTTTTGTTGGTGCTGATTGAGTCACCAAGAAAAAGTGAAATAAGAATAAGCTCACAATTCTATTGGCACCAACCATCTTTGCTAAATCTACAAAAGATACAGTGTAATCACagctatatatataattatatatagttAGAAAGGTATCCAATACATTAATTGCAATAAATACATAAATATTATTAACAAAAGTACAGAAACATTTTTAATGCAAATAAATCCACGGTTCAAAATAACATTAATTACCTATATAAAAAATCAGTAAATAATTAACTATCACGTATAAAAATATACGTATTATTCTTGACACAAGTAcacaaaaatttttaatgagaattcacAGTTTACATATAGAAATATGTATTTGgtatattacaaaaaaaaattattatactactataaatacattttattattcatctattaCAAATTTGATTCTTTTATTatgttaggtttaattattcGGTTTGTTAATTATGTTGGAAAATAAACCATAATATATATACACAAAACATTATGcttccaacaaaaaaaaattaagcataaaataaTCAACTATACTAAACATACCTAATTAAAAAATAGtcatttatataaaattatatactttgtgtaaaattatataaatacataatagtTAATTTAATGATTAGTTTCTAATATGCACATAATGACACCTTGcgtgaaattaataaattatatacTTGAAGAATGACCAAGAAAATAATTCAACAAACAATTAATGCTAGCTTTATTATTAAGGCAAAATACTAAATGATACAGATTTCACGGATGAATAAAACCCGCTAATACtaggggatacaaaaaaagagttagaatttgtcttatttaatatttattaattgtctATAAATAAAACTCGGTAATACTggagaacaaaaaaaaaactaaaatttggtttatttaacatttattaattatcgtgacaattaatgaatactaaataagataagttcaggctatttttgactaatttttttttattatcagaCATTTTCGAATAAAACCATAATAAGTTAACATAACTTAACAAGTCATTTGTTTTATTTATAGTTTTTAGAATCGAACCGGTTAAGACTATTCGGTCACTACTGAATTATTAATTTAAGCGGTAAATTACAAGTTAAATTGATTGATTTaatcataattaaataattatataaaatttaatttaattttttatttttataataaatatatttttttagttattttttatcaaCTAAactattattaaaatattttttgttttaataaataataatatatactatatctaaatttattttaagaatatatattaagaataagaccggacatgctgacacgtgatggtatttagatgTGTCCAAGGGTATCCgaagaaaaattttttattttttattgagataCGGTTTGGACATagcagacacgcgtgtcagacgagtgtcggtgagtatcgtgtccaaaatgtgtctGACACGCAGACACGACAATTCAgcaaagtgtccgtgcttcatagataAAAATCGATAAAAATACGAAAAGACCATCAAGACCATCAATAATTTTTGGCACCATGTCAAACAATTGTTTTAT harbors:
- the LOC107622012 gene encoding serine carboxypeptidase-like 20, which translates into the protein MVGANRIVSLFLFHFFLVTQSAPTKNIVNQVPGFDGKLPSKHYAGYVTVDEDHGKNLYYYFVESECDPKKDPVVLWLNGGPGCSSFDGFVYEHGPFNFEKPKAKGVLPKLTLNKYSWSKVSNIIYLDSPAGVGFSYAKNESAYETGDIRVAHDTHVFLLKWFQLYPEFQHNQFFLAGESFAGIYVPTLANNIVKGIEDARMQPIINFKGYMIGNGVCDDKFDGNALVPFAYGMGLISEEIFKETESVCKGSYYNPQTKDCASQLSKVNQLISGLNIYNILEPCYHSNGTDTRSTRSNNNRLPESFKQLGVTERALPVRKRMFGRAWPYGAIVKNGIVPSWPQLTHGGLDVPCTDDEVASEWLNNDAVRKVLHTADKSLVKKWILCTDKLTYHHPLGSMIKYHQYLTFRGYRALIFSGDHDMCVPYTGSQAWTSSLGYKIIDEWRPWFVDGQVAGFTQGYEFNLTFLTIKGAGHTVPEYKPKESLHFYKQFIHGKKI